In Deltaproteobacteria bacterium PRO3, the following proteins share a genomic window:
- a CDS encoding Rne/Rng family ribonuclease yields MAKELIVNVTSKEKRVAYLENNVVCEVYYERAKEVAYVGNIYKGKVQRVLPGMQAAFVEIGMEKAAFLYVSDVNEELGDVDASDEEKETKPRKRWRDRQQIQDLLRPGQDVLVQVARGPISTKGARVTSHISLPGRSVVYMPTWDKIGTSRRIGNDEERRRLRDIIRSYRPEEGGFIVRTASEGLSEEMIKSDIEYLSTTWREIIEKTQRTPAPALIHTELDIVLRLLRDLFSFEIERIVIDDREEFESILAFVKRFLPHIEHKVEFYRGKDPIFDHYGIETAINRALGAKGWLKSGGYLIIDQTEALTTIDVNTGRFVGRSNLEDTILKTNLEAVQEIVYQLRIRNLGGIIILDFIDMERRSSRERVYSALREALRRDRSKTTLSRITELGLIEMTRKRTHESLARVLCESCAVCEGRGYIKSRTTVCYEIFRQIQREAQGIDESKILVQVHPSVYEVLNDEEREGLIELEKKIYKKIVVEPVASFNPEHYEVKAIRG; encoded by the coding sequence ATGGCCAAAGAATTGATCGTGAACGTGACTTCCAAAGAGAAGCGCGTCGCCTACCTCGAGAACAACGTCGTCTGCGAGGTCTATTACGAGCGGGCGAAGGAAGTCGCCTACGTCGGCAACATCTACAAAGGCAAGGTGCAACGGGTGCTCCCGGGCATGCAGGCCGCCTTCGTCGAAATCGGCATGGAGAAGGCCGCCTTCCTCTACGTCAGCGACGTCAACGAGGAGCTGGGCGACGTCGACGCCAGCGACGAGGAGAAGGAGACCAAGCCCCGCAAGCGTTGGCGCGACCGCCAGCAGATTCAGGACCTGCTGAGGCCCGGCCAGGACGTCCTGGTGCAGGTGGCGCGCGGCCCGATCAGCACCAAGGGCGCGCGCGTGACCAGCCATATCAGCCTGCCGGGGCGCTCGGTCGTCTACATGCCGACCTGGGACAAGATCGGCACCTCGCGCCGCATCGGCAACGACGAAGAGCGCCGCCGGCTGCGCGACATCATCCGCAGCTACCGGCCGGAGGAGGGCGGCTTCATCGTCCGCACCGCCTCGGAGGGCCTAAGCGAGGAGATGATCAAGAGCGACATCGAATACCTCTCGACCACCTGGCGGGAGATCATCGAGAAGACCCAGCGCACCCCGGCGCCGGCGCTGATCCACACCGAGCTCGACATCGTCCTGCGCCTGCTGCGCGACCTGTTCAGCTTCGAGATCGAGCGCATCGTGATCGACGACCGGGAGGAGTTCGAGAGCATCCTGGCCTTCGTCAAGCGCTTCCTCCCGCACATCGAGCACAAGGTCGAGTTTTACCGGGGTAAGGACCCGATCTTCGATCACTACGGCATCGAGACCGCGATCAACCGGGCCCTGGGCGCGAAGGGCTGGCTGAAAAGCGGCGGCTACCTGATCATTGATCAGACCGAAGCCTTGACCACCATCGACGTCAACACCGGGCGCTTCGTCGGACGCAGCAACCTCGAGGACACCATCCTCAAGACCAACCTCGAGGCGGTGCAGGAGATCGTCTACCAGCTGCGCATCCGCAACCTGGGCGGCATCATCATCCTGGACTTCATCGACATGGAGCGCCGCAGCTCGCGCGAGCGGGTCTACTCGGCCCTGCGCGAGGCCCTGCGCCGCGACCGCTCCAAGACGACCCTAAGCCGTATCACCGAGCTGGGCTTGATCGAGATGACGCGCAAGCGCACTCACGAAAGCCTGGCGCGGGTGCTCTGCGAGAGCTGCGCGGTTTGCGAGGGCCGCGGCTACATCAAGAGCCGCACGACGGTCTGCTACGAGATCTTCCGCCAGATCCAGCGCGAGGCGCAGGGCATCGACGAGAGCAAGATCTTGGTGCAGGTGCATCCTTCGGTCTACGAGGTCTTGAACGACGAGGAGCGGGAAGGGCTGATCGAGCTGGAAAAGAAGATCTACAAAAAGATCGTGGTCGAGCCGGTGGCCAGCTTCAACCCCGAGCACTACGAGGTGAAGGCGATCCGCGGCTGA